A portion of the Pithys albifrons albifrons isolate INPA30051 chromosome 1, PitAlb_v1, whole genome shotgun sequence genome contains these proteins:
- the LOC139679757 gene encoding transforming growth factor beta activator LRRC32-like, with protein MQETLQTRTMKLYIIFLLTVLNTGTTEEASCEMANSQVFCHKKDLHQIPYELHMNVNKIDLSGNLIQSISEMPLSFYTSLQCLDLSSNQISFITPGVFAHMMSLLEINLANNHLHELAQNGTEGIGLLPKVERMDLSHNNLYNGMAEYFIKRAPTLQYLSLADNSIVMISHNMFQGSPSLVEIDLQSNIIMEIEEGAFETLVNLSKLNLSTNSITCISDFNLRQLEILDLSRNSIETFHITKSEDEYSLRCLDLRENKLLHFPVFPQVNKLVTLNLSNNLIQLTAESPHNKMDYMENKWQDASFHLLDQRQSRNISSLYLSQLVNLDLSYNEIKSIPDKFFESMLSLHTLNLSKNCLQAFVVTYDSALMSLTVLDLSYNALQNLLLDADALPNLKELFIQNNRLQILQFDIFSSLPSLRLLNLQSNNISLCSMYSGLAKQRLDGKESGCISFVDSPALQYLYLADNMLNILPACTFYKTSLIVLDLSMNPGLKIEVKALSGLEKSLEYLYLQGNSLLDLNIDLPCFSHLKHLNLSENQLNWLPKWGSDSPLEVLDLRNNRFSILQNSNILALENSLQNLYLTGNPLNCCGNIWLSSMIQNKNVQIPNVEHLTCQYTQNFRYQEEMFIWNIRPEDCEKEDMKKINFLIVLTFVLVLSLIIIGVGSFFCFRRQNFNHQFKA; from the coding sequence GCTAACTCACAAGTATTTTGCCACAAAAAAGACCTTCACCAAATCCCTTATGAACTGCATATGAATGTAAACAAAATAgatctgtctggaaatctgattCAAAGCATCTCTGAAATGCCATTATCATTTTACACTTCCCTCCAGTGTCTAGATTTAAGCTCTAACCAGATAAGCTTCATCACACCTGGAGTGTTTGCACACATGATGAGTTTGCTGGAAATAAATTTAGCTAATAATCACTTACATGAGCTTGCTCAGAATGGAACAGAGGGGATTGGACTTTTACCAAAGGTGGAAAGAATGGACTTGTCCCATAACAATCTGTACAATGGGATGGCTGAGTATTTCATTAAACGAGCTCCAACACTGCAGTATCTTTCCTTGGCAGACAACAGTATTGTAATGATATCACACAATATGTTTCAGGGATCTCCCAGTCTGGTGGAGATAGATCTTCAGAGTAATATCATCATGGAAATTGAAGAAGGTGCTTTTGAGACTCTAGTGAACCTTTCCAAACTCAATCTCTCCACAAATTCAATTACTTGCATCTCTGATTTCAACCTCAGGCAGCTGGAGATACTTGACCTTAGCAGGAATAGCATTGAGACCTTCCACATCACAAAGTCAGAAGATGAATATAGCTTAAGATGTCTGGATCTGCGTGAAAACAAATTGCTTCACTTTCCAGTCTTCCCTCAGGTAAATAAACTGGTAACTCTGAATTTATCAAATAATTTAATCCAGCTCACTGCTGAATCCCCACATAATAAAATGGACTACATGGAAAACAAATGGCAAGATGcttcttttcatcttcttgATCAGAGGCAAAGTAGAAACATAAGTTCTCTTTATTTATCCCAGCTTGTAAATTTAGACTTAAGTTATAATGAAATCAAATCCATTCCAGACAAATTCTTTGAATCAATGTTGTCCCTTCACACCCTTAATCTCAGTAAAAACTGTCTTCAGGCGTTTGTAGTGACTTATGACAGTGCACTGATGTCTCTAACTGTCCTTGACTTGAGCTACAATGCTTTGCAGAACCTTCTCCTTGATGCTGACGCATTGCCAAATCTGAAGGAGCTTTTTATTCAAAACAACCGTCTTCAGATCCTGCAATTTGACATCTTCTCAAGTCTTCCCAGTCTCAGACTCCTTAATCTACAGAGCAATAATATCAGCCTTTGCAGCATGTACTCTGGATTAGCTAAGCAAAGACTTGATGGAAAGGAAAGTGGTTGCATATCATTTGTTGATTCTCCTGCTCTTCAGTACTTGTATCTAGCTGACAACATGCTGAACATCCTACCAGCGTGCACCTTCTACAAGACTTCTCTGATTGTCTTGGATCTCTCCATGAATCCCGGATTGAAAATAGAGGTTAAAGCACTGTCAGGACTGGAAAAGTCTCTGGAATATTTGTATTTACAAGGAAATAGCCTGTTGGATTTAAATATAGACTTGCCTTGTTTTAGTCACCTTAAACATTTAAACCTCTCTGAAAATCAGCTGAACTGGCTGCCTAAGTGGGGTAGTGACTCTCCACTGGAAGTTCTAGACCTACGGAATAATAGGTTCAGTATATTACAGAACAGCAATATTTTAGCATTAGAAAATTCACTTCAAAACTTATATCTCACTGGGAACCCACTGAACTGCTGTGGAAACATCTGGCTTTCATCAATGATCCAGAACAAAAATGTCCAGATTCCCAACGTGGAGCACTTAACATGCCAGTATACCCAGAACTTCAGGTATCAGGAAGAAATGTTCATTTGGAACATTAGACCAGAAGACTGTGAGAAAGAAGATATGAAGAAAATCAACTTCCTTATTGTATTAACATTTGTATTGGTTTTATCTTTGATCATCATTGGTGTGGGTTCATTTTTTTGCTTTCGCAGGCAAAACTTTAACCATCAGTTTAAAGCATAG